The DNA window TCTTAGTTGTTGacggataataaataaaatagttatgaaTAAACAAGGCTGAATTATCTCTCCTTTctttaattagtaaaaaaaactaaatctaaCTATTGCAGAaacaggatatttttttaaaaaagaccaAGCACTATCTACAAcgccaattataaaaaaaaaaacatgactaAACATCACATGCCGCAAACATCACATTCTATCAGTGGACAAATACCcagtaatgtaatttatttatatttatttatattgattgcaTTAACAAAgacctatttataaattaaagactACTATAAAGCTCAAGAAATACTAACCCACAGGCTTCTTCTCACTAAGGGCGGCTGAGCTGACAATCTTCTTGCCCAGATTGCTGACAGCATCTCCCTTAACAGCAATCACTTTACCCAAGGTGCTCGCGAGAGCCCCACCGCCTTTGATCAGCTGTCCTTTGAGGATCGTCACCCCTCCAGTTATGGCTTTAACAGCTTGGAACAGCGTGTAAAGGATGGACTTTTTCAAACCCCAGTAGTCGTACTTTTCGCCTTGCTGCAAAATTATTaagctttgtaaatataattatagagaagattaattatgaaaatccGTATTCAGATAAGGAATAAAATCTCAATGAATCATAAAGGAGGTAACTGGTTGCGGACTGCTTGCAAGAGGTCGATCTGGGAATCTTTGGGCCCGTGTTCAGCAAATGgcatcctgtggctgatgacgatgatgaatCATAAATATCTGAACAATTCACAACCATATTATTGAgtacatattgtataatgtaCACTGTCCGTTAAAGTAACTTTCTAAGATAACTacgaaataaatgaaatcatgACGATATTTTCAGATGACGAGAATTAACGATTGAGTCATCGTCATCATGCAAAAGCAATGGGGCAAAATAGTtctcgagtggagaccacgttTTTCAGGTAACTTCACAATAATTTATGGTAAATAATTACTGGTTCATAAGAGTATCCAGTGTGTTCACCGCCACCACCAGTCTTGCTTGATGCTGACGCGATGAACGCTGAGGCTTGACCCAACAGTCCAACTTTACTCTGCAGCCCTGAAGATGCTTTTGACACCACTGACGTCAGCGCTTGGGCTGATGACCGCTTGGTTCTAAAACAAACGAGATTGTGAAGATCTAGTGtttgaattatgtatatatatatattcagtGTAAATATGTTCCTTTTAAAGTCTCAGGGAGAaggaaataaattgtttttgtcttTAAAAACAGCAGCAAGAAAAAACGATTGATCAgggttaattaataaaatgctgctattttgatttatttataggtcGATAAAGATCTATAATTTTGAACACAACCTTCGACATCGCCACCTttcacaactttcttttatgtgTTGAATTCTgtatattgttttcattatatcatactgtttctttgatttccacaTAGTTGTTGgtaagacataatatttttttctgtaatactAAAAGGTTCATCCACGATACTCTAGTTAcgagtggaacagactgccgagacgaatgtccggaggttcaaaacacaagggtacgcacttctgacttttctaaaaagttatgtgtgtattctttgtgaattgtcgcttgctttaccggtaaaggaaaatatcgtgaggaaagcttgtcaatccgcactagatcaGGGTGGTTGaacaaggcctaatccctctcactgATAGAGAAGGCTcatgcctagcagtgggacagtatacaatatagagctgatattattattataataggttaATTATTGTAGTCAactttaaagattttatatgctactaaaattgctttataaatataccTCATGATCTCCTCAGCTGCAAGTCCCTCTGCCAATGCTTCTAGCTGTTGCGGCGACATCCGACTGATGGCTGCCATGTCAATGATGTCCAGGTACAAGGGTTCGGAGCTTGGTGCTGGCGCGCCCATACACGCCGCCATGCAAGCCACGCAGATCCACACCTGAAGAAGAGAAAGGAACTTGAGATATATAGACCTTAACTTCACAGGATCATTTCTATAGTAAGCTCTTCCCGAGAACTTTACACAAtgctggtggtatgatatattaAGGAGTATTCATCGCCATTTTAGGTATATTCCAATCCCGAACAACTCATATTAAATCCAACGGAAAAacacatttgtaatataatatcggGAATTGAATCTAAAACCAGATAGAGTCCAAGTACACCATTTAATTAATGTGATTATGTACTAACACTATTGTACAATAAGTGCACCTTGGTACCGTTTTCCGAGTAACCGCGACAATAGCattaattatgtcaataattataaaattcaatggtGTCTTACGGACTTGGATGTCATTTTCAGTTATTTCTCTTGTTTACGAATACGAATCTATAATctatcaatacatattataaaacgaagtccccttttctgtctgtctatatgttatcgattttatcaaaatttactgaacggatttttatgaaatttggtatggatttGGTATGGCATTGAGACCCTGGgtaggttataggctactttctattctgggaaaatatatagcgatactttcccggaaaactccttcacgcgagtgaagccgcgagcagaagctaataaaattataataaagttcttcgggtggtaggatatactttatatccgttcagttagcgaccaccgtactcaaAGAGGTATAGTGTGTATACCCGTTATAGtgggcccatgtaagtgtgtcgcattcaataatcatcctgtgtatatccggttccaacaggccggcataaatgtgtcgactgtcgaggggtaatcatctctcgtcagtcgacattctatcagaccccactccacttactatcagatgcagtgggctCACTGTCGTGCCCaaataaacacatataataatatcagccctgtattatatatttgcccactgctgcgtacgggcctcctctactactgagagggattaggccttagtccaccacgctggcctagtgcggattggtagacttcacacaccctcgaaattcctttagagaacttctcaggtatgcaggtttcctcacgatgttttccttaactgttaaagcaaacgataattcacaaagaatacacacataatttattagaaaaatcagaggtgtgtgctcttgggatttgaacctgcggacattcgtctcggcagtccgttccacaaccaactaggctatcgccgcttaggcAAGATTTACTATCTGTtattaccaatccgcactaggtcagcgtggtggactaaggcctaatccctctcggtagtagaggaggcccgtgcccaacagtgggacagtatataatacagggctgatattattatgactcattcgaaatatttattacagtctaatatattataattacctaaTAATGTGTAACTAATGGTTGTATACTTTTTTACTATATATCATAATTCTAATGAATACCTTTTTACTAAAGTTCGTATATTACGTATCGTTATGACTGATTAAGAAATACGTATTGTCCTATGACCTTGCAAAGAACAATGAGAAGATAAATGTTACTTTTAACGAATAGAAAGTGTGACAACTGCATTGGAACAATGAATCCCATCGATCGTTGGGAAAATCGATTCATTGCCAACTCGCGACCCGTGAACTCGATCTAAGGTTTTTCCTTAATAGTCAAGACATACTAAAAGCACTGTATATAGCCTTATGTGTGATAACATAtgcaatttcatatttaaattattctcatCGCTAATAGCAGCAGCTTAGTAtgtcgattttgaaaaaaaaacttagcttgcttttatttttgttcctaAAACTTATCGTTTAGTGTTGCATATTTTGCCAGTTTTCATGcatatttcatacataattGCATGCATATATCAAGCTTTTTATGTTGCATATCCCGTTGATAGTGTAATATTCATCAGCAGCATTCTCGCAGCTCGGCCTGGGTAAaaaagttttccaggataaaactCATGCTTTATAATTTCCAGGCATAAAAACTAGCTTATACTACTcgagtaatatagcttcttattagtgacaaagatttcaaaatcggttgagtagttcctgcgattagcgcattcaaataaactcttcataTATTGGTAGAGATTAGCCAGTGATCTAatcactgttttatattttatttctcacgTTAAGAGATGGATCATTGATAAGgataaatactgtttttttatattacgtgtAATATTTTGGTTAGCAGGATGTTGGTTGAAAGTAGAGTACCACTCACGCCATTAATACGTATGTTTAGCCAATATTTGGTAGAAAATAGATGATCATTGTAATCTAGTTATACCGCGATCATACGAAACGTCACCATTTAAGGTGACAAATAGCTTCATACTTGCACATACTATATAACTGCCGTATTAAATTTTGGACTCACAagatattttgaaaaacaaaactcTTATTAATTGTAGCAAAAATTAGTACCTAACGTCTTTAAATACTCCGCGGCACGTGATGTCTCACTCAACCATTAAAACATTGCTTGTAAAAATTTCCTCTACAATTTTATAGCATAATAAActcatttaaatacaaactacATAAAACACACTTTCATTTACGATAAACCCTTAATGTACCCAGTCACATATTACACAACACGGTTAAATAATTCGGTGAATAAAAGGTTATTGAATAATGTCCAATGGATGCCTGGTGAGTTGACCGAGCCTTGGCAGTGAAAAGCGAAAGTTTTTACCGACGCTGTCGCAACGCCTTGCTTCCGCTTACAAGGGCCATGAAATGAGCAGTTTGTatgttaacataaattaattttgtagatcCCATTCGATAGgctaatttatcattattggTACACGTGAGGAGAATGGGTACCCTGGTTATACTTAGCgtaccccttcggcgataaaagcgtgatgtatgtatgtaattccGTGGATATTAGTTTACtggatttttaaatatgtattaagtttggttttaagattttttgtatagttatacttagtaatatttttaatagttataattttaaaataattctctaCACACAAGTTTTTAACAAAGATTATTACTTAGcaaatgctataaaataataaatattttattcatcttACGGATGAATCAAAACTTtttgaataaaactttactttttactttatatttgttttgggtAAAACGAATTACCAAAATAACTTTTTCGATAAAATtgcacaatatttataattattatactctGCCGTAACGTAgctttaaatatcataataatataatgcttaATGCTcagattttaattaacatgactaatataaagatataatgTTACTTATGCGTTATGAAATGTGGATTGaatcatattatatacttaatgaatgtaatatttagttaggattgtatattttgttattatttccttacatgtaatcatttttgtataagCGTGTTAATAAAGTAGTCAATGATGAAACAATcgtatttaattacaatgataacgaaacgtccggagaaaataataatataaaaccgcgatataacTTGATTgactggtctctcatatgtgtgagtccgcttagataggtaccaccgcaatgtctatttctgccgctaagcaacaATGTGTTGTCACtggtgtgttccggtttgacggACATTGTTGTcggtgtaactactgaatataatgtgacttaacatctcacgtctgaggatggcgagcgcagtggaataccaaataatactttgtaattcaaggttggatggtgtttctactgtttatgggcggtcgtattgtttaccatccggcgaacggcaatctcgtctcttcattcaaagcaaaaaaaatccgtaaaatagttttatatcaatgtctaagattcgcgtaaacataaatcattattctataattttattaacaaaaattgttCATAAGCTGTCCGTCTATTTCGTGGCCTCTTAGATTTAACGTTGATTGCTGCTCATAAAAATACCGTTCCAGACGCATTTGCAAGTAATTGCCTCGTTGTCTTATGCTATTTTTATGGCACAAAATAAGCTGTCCTGATATATTAGTATTCGCCCAGCTATCGAACACCGTACCCAAGCTGTAAAACCCCCTATAggagcccacgtaagtgtcacgtTCAGCTatatgtatattcggtttcgaaaaagcataattgtgttaactaGCGAGGTAAAAGGaatgatcatctctcgtcagttaacaCTATTTGAAACCCCTCTTCTTATCGTCCGGTGCCGTGGGATCTCTTTGCCATGCCATTATGAAAAAAGAACGGAAAGAGAAGGATGCTtacatgtaagtaattaaaatacatgCAGAATGCAGATACACAGGTCCGGGTTTACGTCCGGTTGGCTGCGTAATTTCTGAagtgttatgtattttttgttcaacCAGTGCGTCCTCTCCGTAATGACATATGGAGCCGAGACGTGGACACTGACTGTGGGGCTAATCCACAAGCTTAAAGTCTCTCAACGTGCTAAGAAAAGAGCTGTGCTTGGAGTATCTCTGAAGGACAAATTCGGAACGAAGTGACCCTTCAATGAACCAAGGTCGACATAGTTCTGGAAGGTATTAGGTTGAAATGGCAATGGGCTGGCCAGACATGTCGTAGAACAGATAACCGCTGTAGTAagcgtgttctggagtggagactgCGTCTTGTCCCACGCTACATTTGCCAGACGGCGAGATCacttacacaagagggccggcagcgactggatgcataaagcagtagACCGGGCTCTgcggcgtaccttgggagaggcctatgtccagcagtggactgcaacgggctaatgatgatgatgatgatgtttttttgtatattcaattataatatttttatggagtATATTGTCATGAAATTTAGTCAATTTTATTTGCGATAATATCTGTCTGTGCCTAGTCCAATGGGATAGGGGTATATTTCATACGTTCCTATGAATTACCAATATATGAGCTATGTTTTGATAAACAATGACTAGTTTCTACGGGAATTATTCTACAATtgggtttatatattttatataattcccCATTGTTGTTTATGAACAAATTATCCTCATTTTATTTCCAGGTTATACATATGGTGTCTGAGTACTAATTAGTTGTTGTTATGAAAGGAATGATGTAACCATTACGTTCACATAAACACTATAAAATCCATGGTATTTCCATTCTACGTCTCCCATATTTAATcgttattatgtattattcattaataaataatattcattaatgcgTTATGGTGCatgttttgattaattaattatattttactaagaaaGTCGACTTTGTATTCCTCccaatttcatatgtaaggacctaatatatcataatctttttaggtaaaatttccaataatcccgaaagataaataaaagtggAACCTTGAATAATTATCTAATTTACTAACATGAAATTTTTTATCCTATTTTTGGAACATagtaataattaacatagaGCCTAAAAGTGGAACAATGAATTATGATTTTtctaatttactaaaatatttattttatcttattttcggaatataagtttaattaacatagaaataattatttttaaatcatgttgtaaaaaaatatgaattattttatatatggtaTTTATACTGTTGGTGAAAACAGAGTCTTGTAATACTGAGCCAGCGAGTTGCAAGTAGTCAAGTCGTAAACTGTCATTAATTATAACCTTAGTGATTTGATAGATGCTATCAAAGCCTAACTTATGCACTTCTGTTTAAATCATTAAGAAAAACAGTTATCTAATCAAGTAGTAATTATACATCACATTAATGTGGCACGAAATTTCATTTAagatttgtttgtaaattgtattacGTAAGTTCCGATTAATTTTCCCTGCTAACtgacattaataatatcagccctatattatatactgtccctttGGTGGACATGGGCCTCAATCCTCATCTACCACTGAGAgtttgggccttagtccaccacgctggcctagtgcgtattggtagacttcacacaccctcaaaatacctatagagtACTCTCAAGTATGTAAGATtcctcctcacgatgttttccttcatcgttaaagcaagctatatgtcacaaagaatagacaactaattttaaaaaagtcagaggtgagtgcccttggaatttgaacctgcggacattcgtctcggcagtccgtttcacacccaaatAGGTTATAgtcactattattataatttatcatatgatttttaaaatatataatttcagaGATTGCCTGAATTTATAAAACTGCCAGCCCCAAAATTATTACCCTATATATTTCATTACGTAATAATTGTTTGTCATAATGGTCATTACATTACTAAGCACGACGTCATATATAAAATTCCGTACCGAACAAAGTGCAGAGTAAAATACTAATTACATGAATTCCCTAAAGACGCATCACACGATTTCAGGTAAAGCCCATGCCCTAGACTGGAATACGTTATGCAAATGTTCTTAGTATTGCTTTTTGTTTAGTGTAGCGAATATCACTTCTAGTGACGCTTTTTTCTATCAAATATGGGGTCGGTGCAACAGACTTGCATGAgagatttaaattagtttttgatcAGCCACCGGCGTAACGTCAACGTAGAGCGTAACGTGCTAATTCTTGTGCCTTCGGTCTCCACAACGAATGCACGCTCTTGCACGGGGGGACTTTTATCGCGGCCCTAGAAATACAGTAAAGTGCGTTTGCCTCATGAATGCAAATTAACATTAAGCCCTATAAGGAACATGTCCCCTCTTTCTccactccgcccatcctaaagAAGGTTCCCATCCTTCCCCACACTTTCTCCCCAAATTATTCCAGCATTCGAGCCTCTGtagctaagccgggggattccagtctctcattcgcaggtttcctaGTTTCCCGTAGACTACAGAGTCccttacaaaaaaaactacCGGAGCTCGAGTGCCGGTTTAATATATGCTGGCCATCCCGTTCCATGGCTATATACGCCGTCAACTACTTGACTAACATGACTGTTCCAGGGTCCATCACAGATCAAACTTCATCGCACGTAACGTCAGATGCATTGGAAGTCATTTTCGCGAGACATTAAAATACTGGTTCTTAGGTTAGTACCGCAATAAGTATTAGGAAACAGTTCCACTCCTCAATtcactcataaaaatatgacaCGTAGCAATCTGTATGTCCGCTGGTGCGTTATATGCCGGCTTccgttaataaacatttttttaaccaatGAATGAGTTTGGAAACCTTTGCGTAACCGTTTCGCAAcggtttttttatgaattgtttAGAATTTCGGCTTATGAGCCGTGAAGTgttgtgtagtttttatttatgtttggtaATGTATGTGTGCAGTAATCTTTCTAATACAAAAGTCTTTGAAGATGTTTGTATGGAAATTGTTAATGTTTATGGAACGAAGCTTAACTTTAATGTTCATTTATGCCATGGGGAGCGATGATCTTCCCCACCTCCTGTATGAGATATGGAACAGTGGTTACAACGCCAACTGTTGGGTAAGCGTGTAAttatgcattatatttttagtgaaaCTAGTTGTTTTCTTATTGGATCACATACAATTCCTTTTGATGTCcacgatacaggcatagcctagtgtAAACATCGTTGCTAATTGGTATAATTTGTGtaactttttggaaaataagtttatttctttctgatattaacaatgaaatatttttgtttgatccTGTCAAATCTATGAAGTCATCGACAGTATttcataactttatttataaaggaataGAAAGCTAACATGACGCAAAGG is part of the Manduca sexta isolate Smith_Timp_Sample1 unplaced genomic scaffold, JHU_Msex_v1.0 HiC_scaffold_2975, whole genome shotgun sequence genome and encodes:
- the LOC119192603 gene encoding uncharacterized protein LOC119192603 (The sequence of the model RefSeq protein was modified relative to this genomic sequence to represent the inferred CDS: added 62 bases not found in genome assembly) produces the protein MAACMGAPAPSSEPLYLDIIDMAAISRMSPQQLEALAEGLAAEEIMRTKRSSAQALTSVVSKASSGLQSKVGLLGQASAFIASASSKTGGGGEHTGYSYEPQGEKYDYWGLKKSILYTLFQAVKAITGGVTILKGQLIKGGGALASTLGKVIAVKGDAVSNLGKKIVSSAALSEKKPVATAVYGPPPTSHLEYGPPSAYGAPTAPAHYSHTAPAAPTGFAAHKYPSQLDEVPVQTAVLGGEELQHYFHA